From a single Arachnia propionica genomic region:
- a CDS encoding PEP/pyruvate-binding domain-containing protein has product MIIGLDRVRATDIPLVGGKGANLGELIAAGLPVPGGFCVTAEAYRTAMTPLREEIAGLLEAGNHDRLRELVVAAPLPDGLADRIRDAAGEVNGPVAVRSSATTEDLPDASFAGQQETYLGVVGGDAVVEAVRRCWASLWSDRAITYRDEQGFAHDDVALAVVVQRMIPADAAGVAFTLDPVTGRRRVVIESAWGLGEVVVSGAVTPDSFAVERGRIVERSTGDKRIRIDMTATGETATTEISGEQRRRASLAGRDVVAVARLAEQVEHHYGRPMDVEWALTDGKPWLLQARPITTTAPVGPDRRVGRISRFIRNDIIEHFPSPYPLDLMVTRILVCCLDATTGFAGLRMRPIDGLVEMDADGAVTIGHPRISWWRLPAGIVRIARTPWRDPRGWDADTGARVRRFTARLRDLPVATLSGADIADALTEASGQVEAMVTSRFVEYLGFHVLRGARLRVLLRLARVKTRPEDLLGDLDYATVVIDRELGRLVASIPEPVRRLLAQNPIDVEAVTQQDPEWWRRVERFLAEHGARTTRMYQPFSSRSWREDLPAFLGTVAMMAHTQRREPVAARPHTDLMAEAAGRLPRFLRRRFRRLVDDYRAGHVTREAGVVDFEELGEQMRRLALEAGRRMVVAGLLAEPGEVALLGFDELLGWLRDEPVDVAGIVERRRRARPRALAAWQPERDPVKPGSGMTGVAASPGVASGPVRVISGPAEFARLRPGDVLVCQATDPAWTPLFASASAVVAETGGLLSHAAIVAREYGIPAVLGVLEATTRLHDGQVVTVDGGAGRVRIEESARPVAG; this is encoded by the coding sequence ATGATCATCGGACTTGACCGGGTGCGCGCCACCGACATCCCCCTGGTGGGTGGCAAAGGAGCCAACCTCGGGGAACTGATCGCGGCGGGCCTTCCCGTCCCCGGCGGGTTCTGCGTCACTGCCGAGGCCTACCGGACCGCGATGACTCCGCTTCGGGAGGAGATCGCCGGACTGCTGGAGGCCGGGAACCACGACCGGCTGCGGGAACTCGTCGTCGCCGCCCCGCTGCCCGACGGACTGGCCGATCGGATCCGCGACGCCGCGGGAGAGGTCAACGGGCCGGTCGCGGTGCGGTCCTCGGCCACCACCGAGGATCTCCCGGACGCATCCTTCGCGGGTCAGCAGGAAACCTACCTGGGGGTGGTCGGCGGGGATGCCGTCGTCGAAGCGGTGCGCCGCTGCTGGGCGTCGCTGTGGAGCGACCGGGCCATCACCTACCGCGACGAGCAGGGATTCGCCCACGACGACGTCGCCCTGGCGGTCGTGGTGCAACGCATGATCCCCGCCGACGCCGCAGGTGTCGCGTTCACCCTCGACCCGGTCACCGGGCGCAGACGAGTGGTGATCGAATCCGCCTGGGGGCTCGGTGAGGTCGTCGTCTCGGGTGCGGTCACCCCCGACTCCTTCGCCGTCGAACGTGGTCGCATTGTCGAACGAAGCACTGGCGACAAACGCATCCGCATCGACATGACCGCCACCGGCGAAACCGCCACCACCGAGATCTCCGGTGAACAACGCCGTCGGGCATCCCTCGCGGGCCGCGACGTGGTTGCGGTGGCGCGGCTCGCCGAGCAGGTCGAGCATCACTACGGCAGGCCGATGGACGTCGAATGGGCCCTGACCGACGGGAAGCCGTGGCTGCTCCAGGCCCGGCCCATCACCACCACTGCCCCGGTGGGGCCGGATCGGCGGGTCGGGCGGATAAGTCGCTTCATCCGCAACGACATCATCGAGCACTTTCCGTCGCCGTATCCTCTCGACCTGATGGTGACCCGGATCCTGGTGTGCTGCCTCGACGCCACCACCGGGTTCGCCGGGCTCCGGATGCGGCCCATCGACGGGCTCGTCGAGATGGATGCCGACGGCGCCGTCACCATCGGCCATCCCCGGATCTCGTGGTGGCGGCTGCCCGCAGGGATCGTCCGGATCGCCCGGACCCCGTGGCGCGACCCCCGCGGCTGGGACGCCGATACCGGCGCCAGGGTGCGGCGGTTCACGGCCCGGCTGCGCGACCTACCCGTCGCGACGCTGTCCGGCGCGGACATCGCCGACGCCCTGACGGAGGCGTCCGGTCAGGTCGAGGCCATGGTGACCTCCCGTTTCGTCGAATACCTCGGCTTCCACGTCCTGCGCGGGGCCCGGCTCCGCGTCCTGCTGCGCCTGGCAAGGGTGAAAACCCGGCCGGAGGACCTCCTCGGCGACCTCGACTACGCCACCGTCGTCATCGACCGGGAACTCGGCCGGCTCGTCGCATCCATCCCCGAGCCGGTGCGGCGGCTCCTGGCGCAGAATCCCATCGACGTCGAGGCCGTCACACAGCAGGACCCCGAATGGTGGAGGAGGGTCGAGCGTTTCCTCGCAGAGCACGGGGCCCGCACCACCCGCATGTACCAGCCGTTCTCCAGCCGCTCATGGCGCGAGGACCTTCCCGCCTTCCTCGGGACGGTCGCGATGATGGCGCACACGCAGCGGCGCGAACCGGTCGCCGCGCGACCCCACACCGACCTGATGGCCGAGGCTGCCGGCAGGCTGCCCCGGTTCCTGCGCCGCCGGTTCCGGCGTCTCGTCGACGACTACCGCGCCGGGCATGTCACGCGGGAAGCCGGGGTGGTGGACTTCGAGGAGCTGGGGGAGCAGATGCGCCGTCTGGCCCTCGAGGCGGGACGCAGGATGGTGGTGGCCGGGCTGCTGGCCGAACCGGGGGAGGTCGCGCTGCTCGGTTTCGACGAGCTGCTGGGCTGGTTGCGCGACGAACCGGTGGATGTCGCGGGAATCGTCGAGAGACGCCGCCGCGCCCGGCCCCGGGCCCTGGCGGCGTGGCAGCCGGAACGCGACCCCGTGAAACCGGGGAGCGGCATGACCGGGGTGGCGGCTAGCCCTGGGGTCGCGTCTGGGCCGGTGCGGGTCATCTCCGGTCCAGCTGAGTTCGCACGCCTGCGGCCCGGCGACGTCCTGGTCTGTCAGGCCACGGACCCCGCCTGGACCCCACTGTTCGCCTCCGCCTCGGCGGTGGTCGCGGAAACCGGGGGACTGCTGTCGCACGCCGCCATCGTCGCCCGCGAATACGGCATCCCCGCGGTGCTCGGGGTCCTTGAGGCCACCACCCGCCTCCACGACGGCCAGGTCGTCACGGTCGACGGTGGCGCGGGCCGGGTGCGAATCGAGGAATCGGCCCGGCCCGTCGCCGGATGA
- a CDS encoding pore-forming ESAT-6 family protein, whose amino-acid sequence MSTNQMDRNDYSVAASQAAQGNFEVVASELEAALDRRDADVKQAMSDYQADGVSDEYAHLEHQWNAAGRQVREVIGAIRQSLAENDDVAARALSTARSAIPG is encoded by the coding sequence GTGTCCACCAACCAAATGGATCGTAATGACTACAGCGTTGCTGCTTCCCAGGCCGCACAGGGAAATTTTGAGGTTGTCGCCTCTGAATTGGAGGCGGCTCTCGACCGCAGGGATGCCGACGTGAAACAGGCGATGAGCGACTACCAGGCGGACGGCGTCTCGGACGAGTACGCACATCTTGAGCATCAGTGGAACGCCGCGGGCCGTCAGGTGCGTGAAGTGATCGGCGCAATTCGCCAGTCCTTGGCAGAGAACGACGATGTCGCGGCCAGGGCGCTGTCTACAGCTCGCTCCGCCATACCCGGGTGA
- a CDS encoding MFS transporter: protein MTRSTTNRRALLTAAGAGMAVSAMMQTLLGNATPRIVDELAAPELYGWVAGSYLVCSTLLLPLFSQYTDRLGTRRVLVAGHACFLTGTLLMSWAPTMSLLLAARVVQGIGAAAIMPAVLAALGLSLDASSRARALSRLAIIQLVANLIGPPLGGWFTDGPGWRLGVLTGVPLSLIALLAARSFPTATPPEGWWRITVRGSSQRGAGPGVLVWLAALSGVISIGAITYAPLALQTLHGVDATTTGWFLVPMLLGIGAGTFASGKLAPSTWARPLGWVLGCVGAVLAAFPQLVVFLLGITLLGVGAGLVLPLLLLDAQATASEERMARASGMVQFGRNAGAAAGIPALSLWIISGLAAGPALTGLFATLAVLAALGLVVWLTQGGVKEKTS, encoded by the coding sequence GTGACCCGTTCCACGACGAACCGCCGCGCCCTGCTGACCGCCGCGGGCGCGGGCATGGCGGTCTCCGCCATGATGCAGACCCTCCTGGGCAACGCGACCCCCCGGATCGTCGACGAACTGGCCGCGCCGGAGCTGTACGGCTGGGTTGCCGGCAGCTACCTCGTGTGCTCCACCCTCCTGCTGCCGCTGTTCTCCCAGTACACCGACCGCCTGGGAACCCGCCGCGTCCTGGTGGCGGGGCATGCCTGCTTCCTGACCGGCACCCTGCTGATGTCCTGGGCGCCCACCATGTCGCTGCTGCTGGCGGCGCGGGTCGTCCAGGGCATCGGCGCTGCCGCCATCATGCCCGCGGTGCTCGCCGCCCTGGGGCTGAGCCTCGACGCATCCTCCCGCGCCCGCGCGCTCTCCCGGTTGGCGATCATCCAGCTGGTCGCGAACCTGATCGGCCCGCCGCTGGGCGGCTGGTTCACCGACGGACCCGGGTGGCGTCTCGGGGTGCTGACCGGGGTGCCGCTGTCGCTGATCGCGCTGCTCGCGGCCCGGAGCTTCCCCACCGCCACCCCACCCGAGGGCTGGTGGCGCATCACGGTGCGCGGATCGTCGCAGCGCGGCGCCGGCCCCGGGGTGCTGGTGTGGCTCGCGGCCCTGTCAGGGGTGATCTCGATCGGCGCGATCACCTACGCGCCGCTGGCCCTGCAGACCCTCCACGGCGTCGACGCCACCACCACCGGCTGGTTCCTCGTCCCCATGCTCCTCGGAATCGGGGCGGGCACCTTCGCCTCCGGGAAGCTCGCCCCGAGCACGTGGGCGCGTCCCCTCGGCTGGGTCCTGGGGTGTGTCGGGGCGGTCCTGGCGGCCTTCCCCCAGCTCGTCGTCTTCCTGCTGGGCATCACCCTTCTGGGGGTGGGTGCCGGCCTGGTGCTGCCCCTGCTGCTCCTCGACGCGCAGGCAACCGCATCCGAGGAGCGCATGGCGCGGGCCAGCGGAATGGTGCAGTTCGGCCGCAACGCCGGTGCGGCCGCCGGGATCCCCGCCCTGAGCCTGTGGATCATCTCCGGACTCGCTGCGGGCCCCGCCCTGACCGGTCTGTTCGCCACACTGGCCGTTCTCGCCGCCCTCGGGCTGGTGGTGTGGCTTACGCAGGGCGGCGTGAAGGAGAAGACATCATGA
- a CDS encoding DUF6507 family protein, which yields MTSWKIDPAGVAGILNNVASEQEALANVLTDGEFQAIFTGISGAGALVAEVPKALQALMQNQKANLQAVTNRIAAGISGVSNAVAAYNNGQQEMAGEFQRQMATSAASGDFSYFQQHGYKGEGM from the coding sequence ATGACGAGTTGGAAAATTGATCCTGCCGGCGTGGCAGGAATTCTGAACAATGTAGCAAGTGAGCAGGAAGCGCTCGCGAACGTGCTGACAGATGGTGAATTCCAGGCAATATTCACCGGAATCAGCGGGGCGGGCGCACTGGTCGCCGAGGTTCCGAAAGCGTTGCAGGCATTGATGCAGAATCAGAAAGCAAATCTGCAGGCGGTTACCAACAGAATTGCCGCCGGAATCAGCGGCGTCTCCAATGCTGTCGCCGCATACAACAACGGACAACAGGAGATGGCAGGAGAGTTCCAGCGCCAGATGGCCACCTCGGCCGCGAGCGGCGATTTCTCTTATTTCCAGCAACACGGCTACAAGGGTGAGGGTATGTGA
- a CDS encoding helix-turn-helix domain-containing protein, with the protein MSDRVSRRRARTRERIFTEAMRLFAERGFDAVTVADITEAADIGKGTFFTHFPSKRDVFRYLGEQVVRAVLDADVGDGTAEERLRRMLDAAADWLEAHPEPARQMVKARSFNLSLDLGSENQKRFHAVVADALTAGRNSGELRDDVPLVDSVLALQCSYYMCVLMWATHPDGDSLRDRFATSLDILLNGLK; encoded by the coding sequence ATGAGTGATCGAGTGAGCCGACGGCGTGCCAGGACCCGGGAGAGGATCTTCACCGAGGCCATGCGCCTGTTCGCCGAGCGGGGGTTCGATGCCGTCACCGTCGCCGACATCACCGAGGCCGCAGACATCGGCAAGGGCACCTTCTTCACGCACTTCCCCAGCAAACGCGACGTCTTCCGGTACCTGGGGGAGCAGGTGGTCCGGGCCGTCCTCGATGCGGATGTGGGCGACGGCACCGCCGAGGAACGCCTCCGACGGATGCTCGACGCCGCCGCCGACTGGCTGGAGGCCCACCCTGAACCGGCCCGGCAGATGGTCAAGGCGCGGTCCTTCAACCTTTCCCTCGACCTCGGGTCGGAGAACCAGAAGCGATTTCATGCGGTCGTCGCGGATGCTCTCACCGCGGGTCGCAACAGCGGTGAACTGCGCGACGACGTGCCCTTGGTCGATTCCGTTCTGGCGTTGCAGTGCAGCTACTACATGTGCGTGCTGATGTGGGCCACGCACCCCGACGGGGACTCCCTGCGCGACCGTTTCGCAACCTCCCTCGACATTCTCCTGAACGGACTGAAGTGA